Proteins encoded within one genomic window of Sphaerisporangium krabiense:
- a CDS encoding aspartate/glutamate racemase family protein translates to MRTIGLIGGLSWESTVIYYQIINQRVRERLGGSHSANTLIWSVDYTTVEDLIFAGRWDEVSALLTGAGGALEDLGADLLLICSNTFSRVNDDVERAVSVPVLHIADAVGAEIGARGMRRVGLLGTRFTMEQPFYRDRLAAHGFDVVVPRRERRELVHRVIFDELVRGVLRPSSRDAYARIVDELADDGAEGVILGCTEIELLIGEKDCAIPVLPSARLHAEAAAGFALAG, encoded by the coding sequence ATGCGCACTATCGGTCTCATCGGCGGGTTGAGCTGGGAATCGACGGTGATCTACTACCAGATCATCAACCAGCGGGTACGCGAGCGACTCGGCGGCAGCCATTCCGCCAACACCCTCATCTGGTCGGTGGACTACACGACCGTCGAGGATCTCATCTTCGCCGGCCGCTGGGACGAGGTGAGCGCGTTGCTGACCGGCGCGGGCGGGGCACTGGAGGATCTCGGCGCCGACCTCCTGCTCATCTGCAGCAACACCTTCAGCCGGGTGAACGACGACGTGGAGCGGGCCGTGAGCGTTCCCGTGCTGCACATCGCCGACGCCGTGGGCGCCGAGATCGGCGCCAGGGGCATGCGCAGGGTCGGCCTGCTGGGCACCCGCTTCACCATGGAGCAGCCCTTCTACCGGGATCGGCTGGCCGCCCACGGCTTCGACGTGGTCGTCCCGCGGCGTGAGCGGCGGGAACTGGTCCATCGCGTGATCTTCGACGAACTGGTGCGCGGGGTGCTCCGGCCCTCGTCCAGGGACGCCTACGCCCGGATCGTCGATGAGCTCGCGGACGACGGCGCCGAAGGCGTCATCCTCGGCTGCACGGAGATCGAGCTGCTGATCGGTGAGAAGGACTGCGCCATCCCGGTGCTGCCGAGCGCCCGGCTGCACGCGGAGGCGGCGGCCGGCTTCGCGCTCGCCGGCTGA